A genomic stretch from Oleomonas cavernae includes:
- the topA gene encoding type I DNA topoisomerase produces MNVVIVESPAKAKTINKYLGPGYTVLASFGHVRDLPPKDGSVRPTEDFAMDWEIDGDAKKRITDIAKACKGADRLYLATDPDREGEAISWHVLEILNEKKALKGVEVGRVTFNEITKSAVTSAMKAPRKLDQELIDAYLARRALDYLVGFTLSPVLWRKLPGARSAGRVQSVALRLICDRELEIERFKTREYWSVLGQFAAGDGSHFSARLTHLDGKKLDKFDIGNTEQAEAAKAAIERRDFHVESVESKPGLRNPAPPFTTSTLQQEAARKLGFSAQRTMQLAQRLYEGIDVDGETVGLITYMRTDGVSMANEAIEGARRLIQHQFGGGYVPDTPRLYKAKARNAQEAHEAIRPTDFARVPDAMRRLDPDQRRLYELIWKRALASQMNSARIERTTVDVASRDRNVILRATGSVILFDGFLALYQEGEDDRSKDDDEDGRLPKLMKDEGLRRGPVTIAQHFTEPPPRYSEASLVKKLEELGIGRPSTYASILTTLRDRAYVVMDKNRFIPEDKGRLVTAFLESFFAKYVEYDFTANLEEQLDEVSEGKLPWKQVLRDFWNDFITAIDGTKELKFAEVIEALDTLLGPHLYPENAEGRDPRACPSCGNGRLSLKLGKFGAFIGCSNYPECRFTRQFGVANDNGQKAAIGEDGIKMLGDDPQSGEKVSLRSGRFGPYVQLGDGEKPKRASLPKDMGPEAVDLEKAIALLALPRDVGPHPESGKVIQAGIGRYGPYILHDGRYVNLPTSEEVFSIGLNRAVSILVEPPKRGNRKSSEPLKALGAHPEDGKPVNILDGRFGPYVSWNGIYATLPKGHDPQGVSVDEALALLAAKAAKGGGKKPARKTAAKAAPASKAAAAETKKAPAKKAAPKKAAPKKAAAPKKAKAG; encoded by the coding sequence ATGAACGTCGTCATCGTCGAGTCGCCGGCGAAGGCCAAGACCATCAACAAGTATCTCGGGCCCGGCTACACCGTGCTTGCGAGCTTTGGTCATGTCCGCGATCTGCCACCCAAGGATGGTTCGGTCCGTCCGACCGAAGATTTCGCCATGGACTGGGAAATCGACGGCGACGCCAAGAAACGCATCACCGACATCGCCAAGGCCTGCAAGGGCGCCGACCGCCTCTACCTCGCCACCGACCCGGATCGCGAAGGCGAGGCTATCAGTTGGCACGTTCTTGAGATTCTGAATGAGAAAAAGGCGCTAAAGGGCGTTGAAGTCGGGCGGGTTACCTTCAACGAGATCACCAAGTCGGCGGTGACGAGCGCCATGAAGGCGCCGCGCAAGCTGGACCAGGAACTGATCGATGCCTACCTCGCCCGCCGCGCGCTCGACTATCTGGTGGGCTTCACCCTGAGCCCGGTGCTGTGGCGCAAGCTGCCCGGTGCCCGCTCCGCCGGGCGGGTCCAGTCGGTCGCCTTGCGCCTGATCTGCGACCGCGAGTTGGAGATCGAGCGTTTCAAGACCCGGGAATACTGGTCGGTCCTGGGCCAGTTCGCCGCCGGCGACGGCAGCCATTTCTCGGCCCGCCTGACCCATCTCGACGGCAAGAAACTCGACAAGTTCGACATCGGCAATACCGAGCAGGCGGAAGCGGCCAAGGCCGCGATCGAGCGCCGCGATTTCCATGTCGAATCAGTCGAATCGAAGCCCGGCCTGCGCAACCCGGCCCCACCCTTCACCACCTCGACCCTGCAGCAGGAGGCGGCGCGCAAGCTCGGCTTTTCGGCCCAGCGGACGATGCAACTGGCCCAGCGCCTCTATGAAGGCATCGATGTCGACGGCGAAACCGTCGGCCTGATCACCTATATGCGGACCGACGGCGTCTCCATGGCCAACGAGGCCATCGAAGGCGCCCGCCGCCTGATCCAGCACCAGTTCGGCGGCGGCTACGTGCCCGACACCCCGCGCCTCTACAAGGCCAAGGCGCGCAACGCCCAGGAAGCCCACGAGGCGATCCGCCCGACCGACTTCGCCCGCGTGCCCGATGCCATGCGCCGGCTCGACCCCGACCAGCGCCGGCTCTACGAGCTGATCTGGAAGCGGGCGCTCGCCAGCCAGATGAACAGTGCCCGGATCGAACGCACCACGGTCGACGTCGCCTCGCGCGATCGCAACGTGATCCTGCGGGCCACCGGCTCGGTCATCCTGTTCGATGGCTTCCTGGCGCTGTACCAGGAAGGCGAGGACGACCGCTCGAAGGATGACGACGAGGACGGCCGCCTGCCCAAGCTGATGAAGGACGAAGGCCTGCGCCGCGGCCCGGTCACCATCGCCCAGCACTTCACTGAGCCGCCGCCGCGCTATTCCGAGGCCAGCCTGGTCAAGAAGCTGGAAGAACTGGGCATCGGTCGGCCTTCCACCTATGCCTCGATCCTGACGACGCTGCGCGACCGCGCCTATGTCGTCATGGACAAGAACCGCTTCATCCCCGAGGACAAGGGCCGCCTGGTCACCGCCTTCCTCGAGAGCTTCTTTGCCAAATACGTCGAATACGACTTCACCGCCAATCTCGAGGAACAGCTCGACGAGGTCTCGGAAGGCAAGCTGCCCTGGAAGCAGGTGCTGCGCGATTTCTGGAACGATTTCATCACCGCGATCGACGGCACCAAGGAACTGAAGTTCGCGGAAGTGATCGAGGCGCTGGACACGCTGCTGGGCCCGCACCTGTATCCGGAGAATGCGGAGGGCCGCGACCCGCGCGCCTGCCCGTCCTGCGGCAACGGCCGCCTGTCGCTGAAGCTGGGCAAGTTCGGCGCCTTCATCGGCTGCTCCAACTATCCCGAATGCCGCTTCACCCGTCAGTTCGGCGTCGCCAACGACAATGGCCAGAAGGCCGCGATCGGCGAAGACGGCATCAAGATGCTGGGCGACGATCCCCAGAGCGGCGAGAAGGTCTCGCTGCGCTCGGGCCGCTTCGGGCCTTACGTGCAATTGGGCGACGGCGAGAAGCCCAAGCGCGCCAGCCTGCCCAAGGACATGGGGCCGGAGGCCGTCGACCTGGAAAAGGCGATCGCCTTGCTGGCCCTGCCGCGCGACGTCGGACCGCACCCGGAATCGGGCAAGGTCATCCAGGCCGGCATCGGCCGCTATGGCCCCTATATCCTGCACGACGGGCGCTATGTGAACCTGCCAACCTCGGAAGAGGTGTTCAGCATCGGCCTCAACCGCGCGGTCTCGATCCTGGTGGAGCCGCCCAAGCGCGGCAACCGCAAGTCGTCGGAACCGCTGAAGGCCCTGGGCGCCCACCCGGAGGATGGCAAGCCGGTGAATATCCTGGACGGCCGCTTCGGGCCCTACGTCTCGTGGAACGGCATCTATGCCACCCTGCCCAAGGGCCACGACCCGCAGGGTGTCAGCGTCGACGAGGCCCTGGCCCTGCTGGCGGCCAAGGCGGCCAAGGGCGGGGGCAAGAAGCCCGCGCGCAAGACGGCGGCCAAGGCGGCACCGGCGAGCAAGGCCGCGGCGGCCGAAACCAAAAAGGCACCGGCCAAGAAGGCCGCGCCGAAGAAGGCGGCACCCAAGAAAGCCGCGGCACCGAAAAAGGCAAAGGCGGGCTGA
- a CDS encoding type II toxin-antitoxin system VapC family toxin, with the protein MTVGYLLDTSVISALVPGRPPVPSGLAGWLLQQSDLLFIPATAIAEIEQGIAKLHRAGAVARASSLEAWLDSLLVSYADRILPFDAQSARIAGRKSEAALAAGNHPGFADITIAAIALRHDLTVLTSNRRHFSVLGVSVADPFEALPHLSP; encoded by the coding sequence TTGACGGTCGGCTATCTGCTGGATACCAGCGTGATCTCGGCGCTGGTGCCCGGACGCCCGCCCGTTCCCTCAGGACTGGCAGGCTGGCTGCTTCAGCAATCGGACCTGCTCTTCATCCCCGCCACGGCGATCGCCGAAATCGAGCAAGGCATCGCCAAGCTGCACCGCGCCGGGGCTGTCGCGCGGGCCTCGTCGCTCGAGGCATGGCTCGACAGCCTGTTGGTCAGTTACGCCGATCGCATCCTGCCGTTCGATGCGCAGAGCGCCCGTATTGCCGGGCGAAAATCCGAAGCAGCGCTTGCAGCCGGCAATCATCCCGGCTTTGCCGACATCACCATCGCCGCGATTGCGCTCCGGCATGATTTGACCGTGCTGACCAGCAACCGCCGGCACTTTTCGGTGTTGGGCGTATCGGTCGCGGATCCTTTTGAGGCATTGCCTCACTTGTCCCCTTGA
- a CDS encoding 2-hydroxychromene-2-carboxylate isomerase, which produces MSKAPIEFFFDFASPYAYFAAQGLEEIAARHGRTVRWRPILLWTVLRSLGLPPPMESKAKGDYMRLDMDRSARFHGRRFRFPTNFPTSAHLPARAFYWLEAQDPEAAKAFARKAFTAFFVDDIDFKDAAAVAGIGVDETALKDEAATQALRAAGLEAESRGVYGSPFIFVDGEPFFGADRLPQIEWRLATAP; this is translated from the coding sequence ATGAGCAAGGCCCCGATCGAATTTTTCTTCGACTTCGCTTCGCCCTACGCCTACTTCGCGGCGCAGGGGTTGGAGGAGATCGCGGCCCGCCACGGACGTACGGTACGCTGGCGGCCCATCCTGTTGTGGACGGTGCTGCGCAGTTTAGGCCTGCCGCCACCGATGGAGAGCAAGGCCAAGGGCGACTACATGCGCCTGGATATGGACCGCTCGGCGCGCTTCCACGGGCGGCGCTTTCGCTTCCCCACGAATTTTCCGACCTCGGCTCATCTCCCGGCGCGCGCCTTCTATTGGCTGGAAGCGCAGGATCCCGAAGCGGCGAAGGCATTCGCCCGCAAGGCGTTCACGGCCTTCTTCGTGGATGACATCGATTTCAAGGATGCTGCCGCTGTTGCGGGGATTGGCGTTGATGAAACGGCGTTGAAGGACGAGGCTGCCACCCAGGCGCTGCGTGCCGCAGGCCTGGAAGCGGAAAGCCGCGGCGTCTACGGCTCGCCCTTCATCTTCGTCGACGGCGAACCCTTCTTCGGCGCCGACAGATTGCCACAGATCGAGTGGCGGCTGGCGACTGCGCCATAG
- a CDS encoding NAD(P)H-dependent flavin oxidoreductase, giving the protein MPIPDLFRGRLALPVIGAPMFLVSFPPLVTALCKAGVVGTFPHVNARQPEILDRWLGEIAAELEGHPGAAPFGINLVVHATNPRFATDLEVVCRHKVPFVLTSLGHPGKVVEAVHGYGGIVFCDVVSAGHARKAIASGVDGLICVGAGAGGHASVQSQFSLVREIREFWDGCLVLGGAINDGHQVRAAEALGADLSYVGTRFLASAESDAVEDYKQMIVASGVDDLVYTDRLSGVGCNFLRPSLDRHGIDPATLPPKRPDLSSLVDTEAKVWRDLWTAGHGVATIHDVPTVAEIVARMAVEYDQACRLPVSAARRG; this is encoded by the coding sequence ATGCCGATACCCGATCTGTTCCGCGGCCGGCTGGCGCTGCCGGTGATCGGGGCGCCGATGTTTCTGGTGTCGTTTCCGCCCCTGGTCACCGCCCTGTGCAAGGCGGGAGTGGTGGGGACGTTTCCGCATGTGAATGCGCGCCAGCCCGAAATACTCGACCGCTGGCTGGGGGAAATCGCGGCCGAACTCGAAGGCCACCCGGGCGCAGCGCCCTTCGGCATCAATCTGGTGGTCCACGCCACCAACCCGCGCTTTGCCACCGATCTCGAGGTCGTGTGCCGGCACAAGGTGCCCTTCGTGCTCACCTCGCTGGGCCATCCGGGCAAGGTGGTGGAGGCGGTGCACGGTTATGGCGGCATCGTCTTCTGCGACGTCGTCAGTGCCGGCCATGCCCGCAAGGCCATCGCCTCGGGCGTCGACGGCCTGATCTGTGTCGGGGCGGGGGCGGGCGGCCACGCCTCGGTGCAGAGCCAGTTTTCCCTGGTGCGGGAGATCCGCGAATTCTGGGATGGCTGCCTGGTCCTGGGTGGCGCGATCAATGACGGCCATCAGGTCCGCGCAGCCGAGGCGCTGGGCGCCGACCTCTCCTATGTCGGCACCCGCTTCCTGGCCTCGGCCGAGTCGGATGCCGTCGAGGATTACAAGCAGATGATCGTCGCCTCGGGCGTCGACGACCTGGTCTATACCGATCGGCTGTCGGGCGTGGGCTGCAACTTCCTGCGTCCCTCGCTGGACCGCCATGGGATCGACCCGGCGACCCTGCCGCCCAAGCGGCCCGACCTGTCCAGCCTGGTGGATACTGAGGCCAAGGTCTGGCGCGACCTGTGGACCGCCGGTCATGGCGTGGCGACCATTCACGACGTACCGACCGTGGCTGAAATCGTGGCGCGGATGGCGGTGGAGTACGACCAGGCCTGCCGCTTGCCCGTTAGTGCCGCCCGTCGAGGTTGA
- the plsY gene encoding glycerol-3-phosphate 1-O-acyltransferase PlsY, giving the protein MEDLAGAAVLTLILVAVGGYLLGSIPFGLVLTRLAGLGDIRQIGSGNIGATNVLRTGNRPLALATLLLDGGKGAVAVLLAYWLFDAPILAVIAGGAAFLGHCFPVWLGFKGGKGVATFLGTMIAIAWPVGLACCATWALVAAVMRISSLSALVAAGLAPAYALFLADTDRALLALFCAVLIFIRHRPNIERLLAGTEPRIGGKKE; this is encoded by the coding sequence ATGGAAGACCTTGCCGGCGCGGCCGTCCTCACCCTGATCCTGGTGGCCGTCGGCGGCTATCTGCTGGGGTCCATCCCCTTCGGCCTGGTGCTGACACGGCTTGCCGGCCTGGGCGATATCCGCCAGATCGGCTCGGGCAATATCGGCGCCACCAATGTCCTGCGCACCGGCAACCGGCCGCTGGCCCTGGCCACCCTGCTGCTCGACGGCGGCAAGGGCGCCGTCGCCGTGCTCCTGGCCTATTGGCTGTTCGATGCGCCGATCCTGGCGGTGATCGCCGGCGGCGCGGCCTTCCTGGGCCATTGCTTCCCCGTGTGGCTGGGCTTCAAGGGCGGCAAGGGCGTTGCCACCTTCCTCGGCACCATGATCGCCATTGCCTGGCCGGTCGGTCTGGCCTGCTGTGCCACCTGGGCCCTGGTCGCCGCGGTGATGCGCATATCCTCGCTCTCGGCCCTGGTCGCCGCCGGCCTGGCCCCGGCCTATGCCCTGTTCCTGGCGGATACCGACCGCGCCCTGCTGGCCCTGTTCTGCGCCGTGCTGATCTTCATCCGCCACCGCCCCAACATCGAACGCCTGCTCGCCGGGACGGAACCGCGGATCGGGGGCAAGAAGGAATAG
- the rnr gene encoding ribonuclease R: protein MAKRPKPPGGFLPSKEEIAKFLADHPGKAGKREIARAFGITGDARIELKRLLAEMADQGLVARERRKGLVSAGALPSITVIEVIAAPVDGELLARPVQWPEGLAVPEIDVIPGKHPGPAPGVGDRVLARIEKGENHLGHPRYFAQIIRALSREAERVLGVVRIEQSGEARLVPTDRRAKSDFRIDPADLNGAKADELVSAETLPGRLLGLPKVRVRERLGDMNAPKAISLIAIHGHGIPVAFAPEAIKEAKKAKPVALGKREDLRPLPLITIDPADARDHDDAVYAEPDEDPKNPGGHHVIVAIADVAHYVRPGSALDSAAKDRGNSAYFPDRVVPMLPEELSTDLCSLIEGHDRAALALHLWLDSEGNKIRHRFTRALIRIIAGVHYAQAQDAIDGRTDEITGGLLEPVLKPLWAAWKAVMIAREKREPLDIDAPERVIKLSPEGKVLAIEPRQRLDAHRVIEEFMILANVAAAEELEAKRQPCMYRIHDQPSAAKLEALREFLGTIGIKLTKGQVLKPKQFNGILARTKDGPHARAVSEIVLRSQAQAIYSPENIGHFGLTLRRYAHFTSPIRRYADILVHRALIKGGKLGDGGLSDDEGPQFEDIGQHISTTERRAMAAERESTDRYLAAYMADRVGARFTARISGVTRFGLFISLEDSGASGLIPISSLGTDFFRHDEAAHALVGSRTHQRYTLGDTVKVTLREATPITGGLVFTIARAGDDDDDEGTPAPRERRGSRRPVPGRRPSGRPESRKPSKR from the coding sequence GTGGCCAAGCGCCCCAAGCCACCCGGCGGGTTCCTGCCCTCGAAAGAGGAAATCGCGAAGTTCCTTGCCGATCACCCCGGCAAGGCCGGCAAGCGGGAGATCGCACGGGCCTTCGGCATCACCGGCGATGCCCGGATCGAACTCAAACGCCTGCTGGCCGAAATGGCCGACCAGGGCCTGGTCGCCCGCGAGCGGCGCAAGGGCCTGGTGTCCGCCGGTGCCCTGCCTTCGATCACCGTGATCGAGGTGATCGCCGCGCCCGTCGACGGCGAGTTGCTGGCCCGCCCCGTGCAATGGCCGGAAGGCTTGGCGGTCCCTGAGATCGATGTGATACCGGGCAAGCATCCGGGTCCGGCGCCGGGCGTCGGCGACCGGGTGCTGGCCAGGATCGAAAAGGGCGAGAATCACCTGGGCCATCCGCGCTACTTCGCCCAGATCATCCGGGCGCTGAGCCGCGAGGCCGAGCGGGTGCTGGGCGTGGTGCGCATCGAACAGTCGGGCGAGGCCCGCCTGGTGCCCACCGATCGCCGCGCCAAGAGCGATTTCCGCATCGATCCCGCTGATCTGAACGGCGCCAAGGCGGACGAGCTGGTCTCGGCCGAAACCCTGCCCGGCCGGCTCCTGGGCCTGCCCAAGGTGCGGGTGCGTGAGCGCTTGGGCGACATGAACGCGCCCAAGGCGATCAGCCTGATCGCCATCCATGGCCACGGCATTCCCGTCGCCTTCGCGCCCGAAGCGATCAAGGAAGCCAAGAAGGCCAAGCCGGTGGCCCTGGGCAAGCGGGAGGACCTGCGCCCCCTGCCCCTGATCACCATCGACCCGGCCGATGCCCGCGACCATGACGACGCGGTCTATGCCGAGCCCGACGAGGACCCGAAGAACCCCGGCGGTCACCATGTGATCGTGGCGATCGCCGACGTCGCCCACTACGTCCGCCCCGGCTCGGCCCTCGACAGCGCGGCCAAGGATCGCGGCAACTCGGCCTATTTCCCCGACCGGGTCGTGCCGATGCTGCCCGAGGAACTGTCGACCGACCTGTGCTCGCTGATCGAAGGCCATGACCGGGCGGCCCTGGCGCTGCACCTGTGGCTCGACTCCGAAGGCAACAAGATCCGCCACCGCTTCACCCGCGCCCTGATCCGCATCATTGCCGGCGTCCACTATGCCCAGGCCCAGGATGCCATCGACGGCCGCACCGACGAGATCACCGGCGGCCTGCTGGAACCGGTGCTGAAACCGCTGTGGGCGGCCTGGAAAGCGGTCATGATCGCGAGGGAGAAGCGCGAACCCCTGGACATCGACGCGCCCGAACGGGTGATCAAGCTCAGCCCCGAGGGCAAGGTGCTGGCGATCGAGCCCCGTCAGCGCCTGGATGCCCACCGCGTGATCGAGGAATTCATGATCCTCGCCAATGTCGCCGCGGCCGAGGAGCTGGAGGCCAAGCGCCAGCCCTGCATGTACCGCATCCACGACCAGCCCTCGGCGGCCAAGCTGGAAGCGCTGCGCGAGTTCCTGGGGACGATCGGCATCAAGCTGACCAAGGGCCAGGTGCTGAAACCCAAGCAGTTCAACGGCATCCTGGCCCGCACCAAGGACGGCCCCCATGCGCGGGCGGTCTCCGAGATTGTCCTGCGCAGCCAGGCCCAGGCGATCTATTCGCCGGAGAATATCGGCCACTTCGGCCTGACCCTGCGGCGCTATGCTCATTTCACCTCGCCCATCCGCCGCTATGCCGACATCCTGGTCCACCGCGCCCTGATCAAGGGCGGCAAGCTGGGCGACGGCGGCCTGTCGGACGACGAGGGGCCGCAGTTCGAGGACATCGGCCAGCACATCTCGACGACGGAACGCCGGGCCATGGCGGCGGAACGCGAATCGACCGACCGCTACCTCGCCGCCTACATGGCCGACCGGGTGGGCGCCCGCTTCACCGCGCGGATTTCCGGCGTCACCCGCTTCGGCTTATTTATCTCGCTCGAAGACAGCGGCGCCAGCGGCCTGATCCCGATCTCGTCCCTGGGCACCGACTTCTTCCGCCACGACGAGGCCGCCCATGCCCTGGTCGGCAGCCGCACCCACCAGCGCTACACCCTGGGTGACACGGTGAAGGTCACCCTGCGCGAGGCGACGCCGATCACCGGCGGCCTGGTCTTCACCATCGCCCGCGCCGGCGATGATGACGACGACGAGGGCACCCCAGCGCCGCGCGAGCGGCGCGGCTCCCGCCGCCCGGTCCCCGGCCGCCGGCCATCGGGACGCCCGGAATCACGGAAACCATCGAAGCGCTGA
- the pyrC gene encoding dihydroorotase, with protein MKRPANPGAEKGKLVAYLNARLLDPASGLDTLGALLTVGDQIADLGPRLFADGVPSGVEIVDCGGLCLSPGLIDMHAFVGEPGAEHKESFASASAAAAAGGITTLICLPNTDPAIDEPAIVEYVERRARENSLVRVQPMAAITKGLKGEEMAEMGLLVEAGAVAFTDGDRTVASARVMRRALSYSTLFGKLVIQHAQDPSLSRDGVMNEGDVATRLGLAGIPVAAEAMVVERDVRLVALTGARYHVSQVTAQETLEVIRAAKARGLKVTCGTASHYFALNENAVNDYRTFAKVSPPLRTEDDRRAVIEGIKDGTIDVIVSAHLPQDVESKRLPFAQAAFGAAGLETMLAVALTLHHDHGLSLNQVLAKMTAAPARLLGLSSRGQLKAGAKADLMLFDPDKPWRVDVDKLKGKSKNTPYEGLPLTGKVAMTVVDGLKVFDERPGS; from the coding sequence GTGAAGCGTCCCGCCAACCCGGGCGCCGAAAAGGGCAAGCTCGTCGCCTATCTCAACGCCCGCCTGCTCGATCCTGCTTCCGGCCTCGACACCCTGGGCGCCCTGCTGACCGTGGGCGATCAGATTGCCGATCTGGGGCCGCGCCTGTTCGCCGATGGCGTCCCGTCCGGCGTCGAGATCGTGGATTGCGGCGGCCTGTGCCTCAGTCCCGGACTGATCGACATGCATGCCTTCGTGGGCGAGCCGGGTGCCGAGCACAAGGAAAGCTTCGCCAGCGCCAGCGCGGCCGCGGCGGCCGGCGGCATCACCACCCTGATCTGCCTGCCCAATACCGATCCCGCGATCGACGAACCCGCGATCGTCGAATATGTCGAGCGCCGGGCGCGCGAGAACAGCCTCGTCCGGGTTCAGCCCATGGCCGCCATCACCAAGGGCCTGAAAGGCGAGGAAATGGCCGAGATGGGCCTGCTGGTCGAGGCCGGCGCCGTCGCCTTCACCGATGGCGACCGTACCGTCGCCTCGGCCCGGGTGATGCGCCGCGCCCTGTCCTACTCCACCCTGTTCGGCAAGCTGGTGATCCAGCACGCCCAGGATCCCTCGCTGTCGCGCGACGGCGTGATGAACGAGGGGGATGTCGCCACGAGGCTGGGCCTGGCCGGCATTCCGGTGGCGGCCGAGGCGATGGTGGTGGAACGCGATGTGCGCCTGGTGGCCTTGACTGGTGCGCGCTATCACGTCTCGCAGGTCACGGCGCAGGAGACCCTGGAGGTCATCCGCGCGGCCAAGGCCCGGGGCTTGAAGGTTACCTGCGGCACCGCCTCGCACTATTTCGCCTTGAACGAAAACGCGGTGAACGACTACCGCACCTTCGCCAAGGTCTCGCCGCCCCTGCGCACCGAGGATGACCGCCGCGCCGTCATCGAGGGGATCAAGGACGGCACCATCGATGTGATCGTCTCCGCCCACCTGCCCCAGGATGTGGAATCCAAGCGCCTGCCCTTCGCGCAAGCCGCCTTCGGCGCCGCGGGGCTGGAGACCATGCTGGCCGTGGCGCTGACCCTGCATCACGATCACGGGCTGAGCCTCAACCAGGTGCTGGCCAAGATGACCGCGGCCCCGGCCCGCCTGCTGGGCCTGAGCTCCCGCGGGCAGCTCAAGGCGGGCGCCAAGGCCGACCTGATGCTGTTCGACCCCGACAAGCCCTGGCGCGTCGATGTCGACAAGCTCAAGGGCAAATCCAAGAATACGCCCTATGAAGGCTTGCCCTTGACAGGCAAGGTCGCAATGACCGTGGTGGATGGCCTCAAGGTCTTCGACGAAAGGCCGGGCTCCTGA
- a CDS encoding type II toxin-antitoxin system Phd/YefM family antitoxin: MKSLQLREAKATLSAVIEAAENGHPTTITKHGRPAAVVVPVADARRIYPVDRPSLAEFLLGMPEAIDIERDPSPMRDIDL; encoded by the coding sequence ATGAAATCACTGCAACTGCGTGAGGCTAAGGCCACCTTATCGGCGGTGATCGAGGCGGCGGAAAACGGTCACCCCACCACCATCACCAAGCACGGCCGTCCGGCGGCGGTTGTCGTGCCGGTCGCCGATGCCAGGCGCATTTATCCCGTTGATCGGCCGAGTCTTGCCGAATTTCTGTTGGGCATGCCCGAAGCCATCGATATCGAGCGAGACCCCTCGCCGATGCGGGATATCGATCTTTGA
- the dprA gene encoding DNA-processing protein DprA — protein MIHPQLSRGEILDRVRLIRTETVGPVAFDHLIDLYGGAGAALDALPDLARKGGRRDLRIPSRAEAERELAAAEKAGARLLVKGTPTYPRLLAAIEAAPPVIFAKGTLGLTTRPAVAMVGARNASAAGQRLAREIAAELGREGVVVVSGLARGIDGTAHTATLETGTIAVVAGGVDVVYPPEHAALQAKIGKSGLIIAEMPPGTVPQARHFPRRNRLISGLGLGTVVVEAAMKSGSLITARFALEQGREVMAVPGSPLDPRARGTNDLIRQGARLVESAADVIDAIGPMIERPLCEPPEAPYMGGPPASTGEAEIDRHRARVLELLSPVPVGVDEMLRQAELTPPILFTILLELELAGRLIRHAGGRVSLA, from the coding sequence GTGATCCACCCCCAGCTTTCGCGTGGCGAGATACTCGATCGTGTCCGGCTGATCCGCACCGAGACGGTCGGACCGGTCGCCTTCGACCACCTGATCGACCTCTATGGCGGCGCCGGCGCGGCGCTCGATGCCCTGCCCGACCTGGCCCGCAAGGGCGGGCGGCGCGACCTGCGTATTCCCAGCCGGGCGGAGGCGGAGCGGGAATTGGCGGCGGCGGAGAAGGCCGGCGCCCGCCTGCTGGTCAAGGGCACACCGACCTATCCCCGGCTGCTGGCCGCGATCGAGGCGGCCCCGCCGGTCATCTTCGCCAAGGGTACTCTCGGCCTCACCACCCGGCCGGCCGTCGCCATGGTCGGCGCCCGCAACGCCTCCGCCGCCGGCCAGCGCCTGGCCCGCGAAATCGCCGCCGAACTGGGGCGCGAAGGTGTGGTCGTGGTCTCGGGCCTCGCCCGCGGCATCGACGGCACCGCCCACACGGCGACCCTGGAGACCGGCACCATCGCGGTGGTCGCCGGCGGGGTGGATGTGGTCTACCCGCCCGAACATGCAGCCTTGCAGGCGAAAATCGGCAAATCCGGCCTGATCATTGCGGAAATGCCGCCGGGGACCGTGCCCCAGGCGCGGCATTTTCCCCGCCGCAACCGGCTGATATCCGGCCTGGGGCTGGGCACCGTGGTGGTCGAGGCGGCGATGAAGTCGGGCAGCCTGATCACCGCCCGCTTCGCTCTGGAGCAGGGCCGCGAGGTCATGGCGGTGCCGGGCAGCCCGCTCGATCCCCGCGCCCGGGGTACCAACGACCTGATCCGCCAGGGGGCCCGGCTGGTCGAATCCGCGGCCGATGTCATCGACGCGATCGGCCCCATGATCGAAAGACCACTTTGCGAACCGCCCGAAGCCCCCTATATGGGCGGTCCGCCGGCCTCAACGGGCGAGGCGGAAATCGATCGCCACCGGGCGCGGGTGCTGGAGCTTCTGTCTCCCGTGCCGGTTGGCGTGGATGAGATGCTCAGGCAAGCCGAATTGACACCCCCTATCCTTTTCACCATTTTGCTGGAACTCGAATTGGCTGGAAGACTGATCCGCCACGCTGGTGGCCGGGTTTCGTTGGCCTGA